In one window of Agrobacterium larrymoorei DNA:
- a CDS encoding NUDIX hydrolase, which yields MNILSRLANDLGLMLRRPPRQQYGAICHRLNKKSGEVEVLLLTSRDTGRWVIPKGWPMEGKKAHAVAEREAFEEAGVRGSANKEPFGFFHYEKKLRNGVKVTCRVQVHLLEVADLVKNFPERESRKLEWVLPDEARKRVNEPELRELFISFGKQMAQIQQIPAQKAVNL from the coding sequence TTGAATATTCTTAGCCGTTTGGCAAATGATCTCGGATTGATGTTGCGGCGCCCTCCCCGCCAGCAATATGGCGCGATCTGCCACCGGCTGAACAAGAAGAGTGGCGAGGTCGAGGTGCTTCTGCTGACCAGCCGCGATACGGGCCGTTGGGTCATCCCCAAGGGCTGGCCAATGGAGGGCAAGAAGGCCCATGCCGTTGCAGAGCGCGAGGCTTTCGAAGAGGCAGGCGTGCGTGGCAGCGCCAACAAGGAGCCTTTCGGTTTTTTCCATTATGAAAAGAAGCTGCGCAACGGCGTGAAAGTAACCTGCCGTGTTCAGGTGCATCTGCTTGAAGTCGCCGATCTCGTAAAGAATTTTCCAGAGCGGGAAAGTCGCAAGCTCGAATGGGTCTTGCCCGATGAGGCCCGAAAACGGGTGAACGAGCCTGAGCTTCGAGAGCTCTTCATCAGCTTCGGCAAACAAATGGCGCAAATACAACAGATTCCCGCGCAAAAAGCTGTAAATCTATAA
- a CDS encoding inorganic phosphate transporter, whose protein sequence is MAQPPENRMKPTLDKDLDKLTRVEEATNHLSRRLVAPGAGLLFLVIVGLIGSEYAGSTPSATITLAAVIIGAYMAMNIGAKDVANNVGPAVGAKALPLTAALILAAIFEVLGAVITGGNVVETISSGIINTETIPDRFLFAWAMLAALLAAALLVNLSNLLKAPISTTHSIVGGVAGAGTAAYGLGAVDWPSLGSIALTWVATPFISAFFAIIFLAFIKEFIIYRDDKIAAARVWVPVLIGVMTGVFTAYLMRVGMHQIKDVSLKLSAGSGLVVGLLGWRLSIPLIRNQSQGLDNRNQSLRKLFQWPLIFAAALMSFAHGANDVSNAIGPVVAIVRASYGQIVGETARAPQWVMLIGAFGLSCGILLFGPRLIRLVGEQITKLNPMRAFCVSVSTALTVLIASRFGMPVSTTHTAIGAVFGVGFFREWYTQNSRRRQELTQQASDKRGEKDDGDENPSEVRRRYLVRRSHFMTIIAAWVITVPASSALAAAFYGIMYFLFI, encoded by the coding sequence ATGGCGCAGCCGCCCGAAAACCGCATGAAACCAACGCTCGACAAGGACCTCGACAAGCTGACCCGGGTCGAAGAAGCGACCAACCATCTCAGCCGCAGGCTGGTGGCGCCGGGTGCAGGCCTTCTGTTCCTTGTCATCGTCGGTCTCATTGGCAGCGAATATGCGGGCAGCACGCCGAGCGCGACGATTACCCTCGCAGCCGTCATCATCGGCGCTTACATGGCCATGAATATCGGCGCGAAGGACGTGGCCAACAATGTTGGCCCGGCGGTTGGTGCGAAAGCGCTGCCGCTGACGGCTGCACTCATTCTGGCCGCGATCTTCGAAGTGCTGGGCGCCGTCATCACCGGCGGCAATGTGGTCGAGACGATCTCAAGCGGTATCATCAATACCGAAACCATCCCGGACCGTTTCCTCTTTGCCTGGGCAATGCTGGCAGCCCTTCTGGCTGCGGCGCTGCTGGTCAACCTTTCCAATCTGCTCAAGGCACCCATTTCCACCACGCACAGCATCGTTGGTGGCGTTGCGGGTGCGGGTACGGCTGCTTATGGTCTGGGCGCGGTGGATTGGCCCTCGCTTGGCAGCATTGCGCTGACCTGGGTTGCGACGCCCTTCATCAGCGCTTTCTTCGCCATCATCTTCCTGGCTTTCATCAAGGAATTCATCATCTACCGCGATGACAAGATCGCGGCTGCCCGCGTGTGGGTGCCAGTGCTGATCGGCGTCATGACCGGTGTTTTCACTGCCTATCTGATGCGCGTCGGCATGCATCAGATCAAGGATGTATCGCTGAAGCTTTCCGCTGGCTCCGGCCTCGTCGTCGGGCTCTTGGGCTGGCGGCTCTCCATCCCGCTCATCCGTAACCAGTCGCAGGGGCTGGACAATCGCAACCAGTCGCTGCGCAAGCTTTTCCAGTGGCCGCTGATCTTTGCGGCAGCGCTCATGTCCTTTGCGCATGGCGCCAATGATGTATCGAACGCCATCGGCCCGGTCGTTGCCATCGTGCGTGCAAGTTACGGGCAGATCGTCGGCGAGACCGCGCGGGCGCCGCAATGGGTGATGCTGATCGGCGCCTTCGGCCTCTCCTGCGGCATTCTGCTGTTCGGGCCGCGCCTCATCCGGCTGGTGGGTGAGCAGATCACCAAGCTCAACCCCATGCGCGCCTTCTGCGTTTCGGTCTCCACGGCATTGACGGTGTTGATCGCATCCCGCTTCGGCATGCCCGTCAGCACGACGCATACGGCGATCGGTGCGGTCTTCGGCGTCGGTTTCTTCCGTGAATGGTACACCCAGAACTCACGGCGGCGGCAGGAACTGACGCAGCAGGCCAGCGACAAGCGTGGTGAAAAGGACGATGGTGACGAAAATCCGTCTGAAGTGCGCAGGCGCTATCTTGTGCGCCGCTCGCATTTCATGACCATCATCGCCGCCTGGGTCATAACCGTTCCTGCAAGCTCCGCCCTGGCTGCGGCGTTTTACGGGATCATGTATTTTCTGTTCATATGA